The Dehalococcoidia bacterium genomic interval CGCCGAGGTGCTGCCGAAGCCGGCGCTTGAGCCACCGGATGGGCTGCCGCCTGTCGTACCGCCGCCACTGTTGCCGTTCGCGGCGCCGCTGCCCTGGCCGCTGTTGCCACCCGCAGTGCCACCGGTCGGCCCGCTGCTCGCCGGCGAGGCCACGCGCGTGGGTGGTGCGGCTCCCTGGTCGCCTTCAGAGCCGCCCGGGCCGCCACCAGCCCGCGGTGTATGCTCGACCGCTGCCGTGGGCGCAACCGCCTCTTCCGGTGTCGGCGCCGCGGCGGGCTGGATGCGCGGAGGCCGGGCGACCGGCTGCGCGGCGGGCGGCGCCACCGGCGGCGCAGCCGATGCGGGCGCCGCGCGCCGGCCCTGTGGTGCGGTGGCCGGAGGTGAGGGCGAGCCGACTTCGCTGGCTGCCGTCGCCGGGGCGGGCGTTGCCGTATCGGGCGCGGCCGAGGCCGCCGTGGGCGCCGTGGTTGGTCCGGACGCCAGCGCGGTGGCCGCGGGCGCGGCGCTGGGCGCGCTGCTGGAACTGGCGGCGGGCGAGGCCTGTTGCGGGGTGGCCGTGTCCGCCTGTAGAGTCTGCGGCCCGGCTGGTGCCTCGGACGTATCCGCGGCTTCCGGCGACAACCCGGCCTGAGCGCTCGCAAGGGCGCTGCTCACGGCTGGCAAAGCCCCGGGCGGCGCCACCTGCTCGGCAGCCGCGAGCAGCGTGGCTTGCCGGGCGAGCTCGGCGCCAAAGCGTGCGCTCAACTGGGCGACATCGCCGCCGCGCGCCGCGATGGTGGCGATCCGCCCGCGCGCGGCGTTGATCTCCCGAATGTAGGCGTTGGCGGCCTCCGCCGCGGCGCCGATCCGACCTTTCGCCAGCGCCCGCTGCACCTCGTGCACCCGGCGGGTGGCCAGGTCGAGGTGCAACTGGGCAGCGGCGCTGTCGTCGCTGCTGGCGAAGACCTGGAAGCTCTCGATCGCCGTCTTCACCGGGTAGAAGGTATCGCCGGGCAGGCTGTCTTGCGCGGCGTAGACGGCGCCGCCGCCCATGCCCGCGATGAGCAACAGCACCAGCGCCGCCGCGGCGGGCAGCATCCAGGCGGGGCGGCCCGGCGCCAGCAGGCCATGAAGGAGCCAGCCGCGGCGCGGCGCCGCCGCCCGCAGCGCCCGCTCCTGGTGCATCTGCCGAATGAGTGCTGCGCGCGCCCGGATGCGGAAGGCGGGGTCGGGCGAGACATCCGGCGGCGGGCCGATCGCACCAGCGATCTCGGCCATCGCCTGCGGCTCGGCCCGTTCGGCGCCACGCCACGGGTCGGAGCCTTCGAAAACGAGATGGCCGCTTTCGATCTCGGCGAGGAACGACTCAAGCTGTTCAGGAGCAGGCTCAGGCATCAGCCGGCCACCTCCTGCCGCAGCAGCCGGCGCAGCTCGTTGAG includes:
- a CDS encoding DUF5667 domain-containing protein; translated protein: MPEPAPEQLESFLAEIESGHLVFEGSDPWRGAERAEPQAMAEIAGAIGPPPDVSPDPAFRIRARAALIRQMHQERALRAAAPRRGWLLHGLLAPGRPAWMLPAAAALVLLLIAGMGGGAVYAAQDSLPGDTFYPVKTAIESFQVFASSDDSAAAQLHLDLATRRVHEVQRALAKGRIGAAAEAANAYIREINAARGRIATIAARGGDVAQLSARFGAELARQATLLAAAEQVAPPGALPAVSSALASAQAGLSPEAADTSEAPAGPQTLQADTATPQQASPAASSSSAPSAAPAATALASGPTTAPTAASAAPDTATPAPATAASEVGSPSPPATAPQGRRAAPASAAPPVAPPAAQPVARPPRIQPAAAPTPEEAVAPTAAVEHTPRAGGGPGGSEGDQGAAPPTRVASPASSGPTGGTAGGNSGQGSGAANGNSGGGTTGGSPSGGSSAGFGSTSAGGASGGAATAGTTGGLTTGGGTSGGTATSGTAGGGTSGGTTTGGTSGGASTSGTSTGGTTGGTTTGGTTSGTTGGTTTGGTTGGTTGGTTTGGSTGGTTTGATTGGGTTTGGTTTGGSTGGTTGATTGGNGNANGNANGNANGNANGNATGHANGNANGNANGAGGH